The following are encoded in a window of Solidesulfovibrio magneticus RS-1 genomic DNA:
- a CDS encoding HDOD domain-containing protein has product MGKRNIDDITPGMTLGQAVCAPDGRVLAAAGTTLSEDHLRLMRAFGVRSADIAGQDGDQADDAAKALTATAQRCRDLLRRRFLALDRESAVGKTIFELAVSRAAARVLGQGLDLDDVAASPALPCLAPERQLFDAAAVDPAELVSGDVELATLPEVHVRLLDALGKDETGPADLAAIIGRDPSLTARLLRLVNSPVYGLRGPVDSITRAVTMVGQKELSTLVTGLAAVSAFSDIAPELCDMRMFWRHAAACGVYASLLARSVPGLAPDRGFVGGLLHDLGQLVILRKLPAAAGRALILSRVEGLPASEAETAVLGFDHAAVGRTLLAGWNFPPALIAMAGDHHHPDGAPGSRETALIHVADILAQAWDWPAFSGPPTPALNEPAWHSLGLPESVLAEVARDGDAAIAEIESVFFSGPAGRPH; this is encoded by the coding sequence GTGGGCAAACGCAACATCGACGACATCACCCCGGGCATGACTCTTGGACAGGCGGTCTGCGCCCCGGACGGCCGGGTCCTGGCCGCCGCCGGCACGACCCTGTCCGAGGACCATCTGCGCCTCATGCGGGCTTTTGGCGTGCGCAGCGCCGACATCGCCGGACAGGACGGCGATCAGGCCGACGATGCGGCAAAGGCCCTCACCGCCACGGCGCAGCGTTGCCGCGATCTGCTGCGCCGCCGTTTCCTGGCCTTGGACCGGGAAAGCGCCGTAGGCAAGACGATCTTCGAGCTGGCCGTCTCCCGGGCCGCCGCCCGGGTGCTGGGCCAGGGCCTCGACCTGGACGACGTCGCCGCCTCCCCGGCCCTGCCCTGCCTGGCGCCGGAACGCCAACTCTTCGACGCCGCCGCCGTCGATCCGGCCGAGCTCGTCTCCGGCGACGTGGAGCTGGCCACCCTGCCCGAAGTCCACGTCCGGCTCCTCGACGCCCTGGGCAAGGACGAGACCGGGCCGGCCGATCTGGCCGCCATCATCGGCCGCGACCCGAGCCTGACCGCCCGGTTGCTGCGCCTGGTCAACAGCCCGGTCTACGGCCTGCGCGGGCCGGTGGACTCCATCACCCGGGCCGTGACCATGGTCGGGCAAAAGGAGCTGTCCACCCTGGTGACCGGGCTGGCGGCCGTGTCGGCTTTTTCCGACATCGCCCCGGAATTATGCGACATGCGCATGTTCTGGAGGCACGCCGCCGCCTGCGGCGTCTACGCTTCGCTCTTGGCCCGCTCCGTGCCGGGGCTGGCCCCGGACCGGGGGTTCGTGGGCGGCCTGCTCCATGACCTGGGGCAGCTCGTCATCCTGCGCAAGCTGCCGGCCGCCGCCGGCCGGGCGCTGATTCTGTCGCGGGTGGAGGGGTTGCCGGCCAGCGAGGCTGAAACCGCCGTGCTGGGCTTTGACCATGCCGCCGTGGGCCGCACGCTCCTTGCCGGCTGGAATTTCCCGCCGGCCCTTATCGCCATGGCCGGCGATCACCACCACCCCGACGGCGCGCCCGGTTCCCGGGAAACGGCCCTTATTCATGTGGCCGACATCCTGGCCCAGGCCTGGGATTGGCCGGCCTTTTCCGGTCCGCCCACGCCGGCCCTGAACGAACCGGCCTGGCACAGCCTCGGGCTGCCCGAATCCGTTTTGGCCGAAGTGGCCCGGGACGGCGACGCCGCCATCGCCGAAATCGAATCGGTGTTTTTCTCCGGCCCGGCCGGCCGGCCGCACTAA
- a CDS encoding glycosyltransferase: MSPRPLVLHDAFAFPGGGELVAVTLARAFEADMLTGRFDPAAFPDGYFAGRAPVSLEARSRHPLAAKLSLTLAMSLAFEGMPPVAAPLALHSGSLTLLGHGRIHGPQLLYCHTPPRILYDHRDFYLARQPAFRRPLWRILAGRYRRRYEAAVRAMDAVVANSETVRRRIRDFLGLDAVVIHPPVDTAAYQYRGQEPFYLSTARVDVLKRVDRVVAAFAAMPDKKLVVVSGGSELDRVRAMAREHPNIDIRGWTEAAELRRLMGTAIATIYIPRDEDFGISPVESMAAGKPVIGVREGGLTETVVDGETGILLPPDPTPEDVARAVRALGPAEALAMREACQRRAAAFDTTVFMDNMRKLAREVMAGHSHNELQK, from the coding sequence ATGTCCCCGCGCCCCCTCGTGCTCCATGACGCCTTTGCCTTTCCCGGCGGCGGGGAACTGGTGGCCGTGACCCTGGCCCGGGCCTTCGAGGCCGATATGCTGACGGGCCGGTTTGATCCGGCCGCCTTCCCGGACGGCTATTTCGCCGGCCGCGCCCCGGTCAGCCTTGAGGCCCGCTCCCGTCATCCCCTGGCCGCGAAACTGTCCCTGACCCTGGCCATGTCCCTGGCCTTCGAGGGGATGCCGCCCGTGGCCGCGCCGCTGGCCCTGCACAGCGGTTCGCTCACGCTCCTCGGTCACGGCCGCATCCACGGACCGCAGCTGCTCTATTGCCACACGCCGCCGCGCATCCTCTACGACCACCGCGACTTCTACCTCGCCCGCCAACCAGCGTTTCGCCGGCCGCTGTGGCGGATTTTGGCCGGCCGCTACCGCCGCCGCTACGAAGCGGCCGTGCGGGCCATGGACGCCGTGGTCGCCAACTCCGAGACCGTGCGCCGGCGCATCCGCGATTTCCTGGGCCTGGACGCCGTCGTCATCCATCCGCCCGTGGACACGGCCGCCTATCAATATAGAGGGCAGGAGCCGTTCTACCTGTCCACGGCCCGGGTGGACGTGCTCAAGCGGGTGGACCGCGTGGTGGCCGCCTTTGCCGCCATGCCGGACAAAAAACTCGTGGTGGTGTCGGGCGGCTCGGAACTCGACCGGGTGCGGGCCATGGCGCGCGAGCATCCCAACATCGACATCCGCGGCTGGACCGAGGCGGCCGAACTGCGCCGGCTCATGGGCACGGCCATCGCCACCATCTACATCCCGCGCGACGAGGATTTCGGCATCTCGCCGGTGGAGTCCATGGCCGCCGGCAAGCCGGTCATCGGCGTGCGCGAGGGCGGGCTGACCGAAACCGTGGTGGACGGCGAGACGGGCATCCTGCTGCCGCCCGATCCCACCCCCGAGGACGTGGCCCGGGCCGTGCGCGCCCTGGGACCGGCCGAGGCCCTGGCCATGCGCGAAGCCTGCCAGCGTCGGGCGGCGGCTTTCGACACGACGGTCTTCATGGACAACATGCGTAAGCTGGCCCGGGAAGTGATGGCTGGCCACTCTCACAACGAGCTGCAAAAATGA
- a CDS encoding glycosyltransferase family 4 protein has translation MRKLRVLVNAVPLATVNTGIGRYLRCLYAAIERDYGRDLDIAYFDGKRVSSTPPQPPADLAGRSRLTSLLWKLPPAVGLAVRLARHWQREAVFYQAAKGYDLYHEAAFFPFRVPKNVATVFTIHDLSLITLPERHPAERVRYFNRYFHKRLPGVARYLAVSNYTKAEMVRLLRLDPERIRVTWNAHEPEVFRPVDGPLPAGLPERYFLFVGTNDPRKNLHVIPKALAAAGLDVPLVTAGWSGWSAERLDGAPPVELGYCDDATLAALYSKALALVYPSIYEGFGLPVLEAMACGCPAVTTRLTSLPEVAGEAGIYLDDPSDPAAMGQTLARVAADAPLRAEASRLGLARAGLFSWAESARRTVEEFEKSVQ, from the coding sequence ATGAGAAAACTGCGCGTCCTCGTCAACGCCGTGCCCCTGGCCACGGTCAATACCGGCATCGGCCGCTACCTGCGCTGCCTCTACGCCGCCATCGAGCGCGACTACGGGCGCGACCTCGACATCGCCTACTTCGACGGCAAGCGCGTCTCATCCACGCCCCCCCAGCCTCCGGCCGACCTGGCCGGCCGCTCGCGCCTGACGAGCCTTTTGTGGAAACTCCCGCCCGCCGTCGGCCTGGCCGTGCGCCTGGCCCGCCACTGGCAGCGCGAGGCCGTCTTTTACCAGGCCGCCAAAGGCTACGACCTCTACCACGAGGCCGCCTTTTTCCCCTTCCGCGTGCCGAAAAACGTGGCCACGGTCTTCACCATCCACGACCTGTCGCTCATAACGCTTCCCGAGCGCCATCCGGCCGAGCGCGTGCGCTACTTTAACCGCTATTTCCACAAACGCCTGCCCGGCGTCGCCCGCTATCTGGCCGTCTCCAACTACACCAAGGCGGAAATGGTCCGGTTGCTGCGCCTGGACCCCGAACGCATCCGCGTCACCTGGAACGCCCACGAACCCGAAGTGTTCCGCCCCGTGGACGGCCCCTTGCCGGCCGGCCTGCCCGAACGCTACTTCCTGTTCGTCGGCACCAACGACCCGCGCAAGAACCTCCACGTCATCCCCAAGGCCCTGGCCGCAGCCGGCCTGGACGTGCCGCTGGTCACCGCCGGCTGGAGCGGCTGGTCCGCCGAACGCCTGGACGGCGCGCCGCCCGTCGAACTCGGCTACTGCGACGACGCGACGCTCGCTGCGCTCTATTCCAAGGCCCTGGCCCTGGTCTATCCGAGCATCTACGAAGGCTTCGGTCTGCCCGTGCTGGAAGCCATGGCTTGCGGCTGCCCGGCTGTCACCACCCGGTTGACCAGCCTGCCCGAAGTGGCCGGCGAGGCCGGCATCTACCTCGACGACCCGTCCGATCCGGCCGCCATGGGACAAACCCTGGCCCGGGTCGCCGCCGACGCGCCCCTGCGCGCCGAAGCCTCCCGCCTGGGCCTGGCCCGGGCCGGGCTGTTCTCCTGGGCCGAATCAGCCCGGCGGACAGTGGAGGAGTTTGAGAAGAGCGTGCAGTAG
- a CDS encoding DUF2235 domain-containing protein, with translation MKTLIFCADGTWNGPNGDTDGDNLPDATNVFKLFCCLPGNNADASLRLQNEQERFDANTRTLAKYLHGVGDSNNPLVKALGGAFGSGITARIIRGYTFLSRNYNKGDEIVLVGFSRGAYTVRALAGFIAACGLLDATKVDLSDKMEAYVAAVGAWHQYRKQAKGDGIKDIFDWFPSIFTLFQGVKTTGKGSVPIEAVAVWDTVGAHGIPLYIQDKDKRYNYFQFADCKLSPTVKHGIHAVAADEERTDFSPTLWEPRDGITQMLFAGAHADVGGGYNTTNLESDLSNIALEWMLNELAGLGVAFAPACRQIWGLHPANPLGPSHQPWTEGIWQKLGHSRRVFPPGVLLEAPSRVQRKGKTVVLLPSGTSAIYT, from the coding sequence ATGAAAACACTCATTTTTTGCGCCGATGGAACCTGGAACGGCCCCAATGGCGACACCGACGGCGATAACCTTCCTGACGCCACGAATGTTTTCAAACTCTTTTGTTGTCTCCCTGGAAATAATGCCGACGCGTCCTTAAGACTACAGAACGAGCAGGAACGGTTTGACGCCAACACCCGTACCTTGGCCAAGTACCTCCATGGGGTGGGGGATTCCAACAACCCGCTTGTCAAAGCCCTGGGCGGCGCATTTGGTTCCGGCATCACGGCCAGAATCATTCGCGGCTACACGTTCTTATCCAGAAACTACAACAAAGGAGACGAGATCGTTCTGGTCGGTTTCAGTCGCGGAGCCTATACCGTGCGGGCCTTGGCCGGATTCATCGCCGCCTGCGGCCTTCTCGACGCCACCAAGGTTGATCTTTCGGATAAGATGGAGGCCTACGTGGCTGCTGTCGGCGCTTGGCATCAGTACCGCAAACAGGCCAAGGGGGACGGGATCAAAGATATCTTTGATTGGTTCCCTTCGATATTCACCTTGTTCCAGGGCGTCAAAACCACCGGCAAGGGCTCCGTTCCCATAGAGGCCGTGGCGGTGTGGGATACGGTGGGAGCCCACGGCATTCCGCTGTATATCCAAGACAAGGACAAGCGTTACAACTATTTTCAGTTTGCTGACTGCAAGCTCAGCCCGACAGTCAAACACGGCATCCATGCCGTGGCCGCGGACGAGGAACGGACGGATTTCAGCCCGACGCTGTGGGAACCGCGCGACGGGATCACGCAAATGCTCTTTGCCGGAGCCCATGCCGATGTGGGCGGCGGCTACAACACGACGAATCTGGAAAGCGATTTGTCCAACATCGCTCTGGAGTGGATGCTTAACGAACTTGCTGGACTCGGAGTAGCTTTCGCCCCTGCCTGCCGTCAAATCTGGGGACTGCACCCGGCCAACCCGCTTGGCCCTTCCCATCAACCCTGGACCGAAGGCATTTGGCAAAAGCTGGGCCACTCGCGGCGTGTTTTCCCCCCAGGAGTGCTGCTGGAAGCGCCGAGTCGTGTGCAGCGAAAGGGCAAGACCGTGGTGCTTTTGCCGTCCGGAACTTCCGCAATCTACACGTAG